The DNA region CGCGCCACCCTTCATTTCAAGGAAGTGGCGGCCGTCAAATACAGCGAACTCGTTTATGACGGCATGTGGTTCGCTCCTCTTCGTGAAGCACTGCAGGCATTTGCTGATGAAACTTCGAAGACAGTGACGGGAAAAGTGTCCCTCCGCCTGTATAAAGGAAATATCCTCTCCAATGGCGCGGAAAGTCCCTATTCCCTCTACAATGAAGAATTTGTCACATTTGGTGAAGATGAAGTATACAACCAGGCGGACGCAGAAGGTTTCATCAACCTTTTCGGGCTGCCTCTCACCATTCGTGCGCTGATGAAGGAAAAGAATGAAAAATGAGTGAAATGATGTGGGGCGGACGCTTTCAGAAGGCGGAGGAAAGAAGCGCGCTTGATTTCAACGCTTCTGTTTCCTACGACTGCCGTATGTATAAAGAAGATATCGCCGGCTCGCTGGCTCATGCATCCATGCTGGCGGACCGTGGCATTATTTCCAAAGAGGATTTGGAAAAGATTACCGGGGGTCTTTTGAAAATAAAAAAAGAAATAGAAGAAGGCCGGTTTGCATTTTCTGTGGAACTGGAAGATGTCCATATGAATGTGGAAAAGCGTCTGACCGATGATATCGGCGATGCGGGAGCAAGGCTCCACACGGCAAGAAGCAGGAATGACCAGTGCGCCGCAGATCTCCATATGTATATGCGCCGGCATATCGCGAAGTTGGCGGAAAAGCTGATTGCCGCCGAAGAAGCACTGATAGGTGTATCTGAAAAATACAAGGATGTCATCCTGCCCGGCTATACCCATATGCAGAGAGCGCAGCCCGTGCTTTTCGCCCATCATATGATGGCTTACTGCGCCATGCTGCAAAGAGACTTTGAACGGCTCGTCGGCTGCTATGAAATGGCGGATGCCTCTCCTTTGGGCGCCTGCGCTCTGGCGGGGACGACTTATCCCACCATGCCGAAGGAAACGGCGGAGAAACTTCACTTTTCAAAATGTTATGGAAACAGTTTGGACGCAGTTTCCGATCGCGACTACCTTCTCCAGTTTCTTTCCTTCGCATCCATCTGCATGATGCACCTGTCCCGCCTGTCGGAAGAATTGATTCTGTGGAGCACCGGCGAATTCGGATTTATTGAGCTTGATGACGGATACAGCACAGGCAGTTCCATCATGCCGCAAAAAAAGAATCCCGATATCTGTGAACTTGTCCGCGGGAAAACAGGACGGGTGTATGGCCATCTGGTAGCACTCCTGACGGTGATGAAGGGACTTCCTCTTGCCTATGACAAGGATATGCAGGAAGATAAGGAGGGCGTATTTGACACCATAGACACACTGAGGTTCGCTTTGGATATTTACGCCGGTATGCTGAGTACCATGACTGTCAACGGTGCGCGTACAA from Dialister invisus DSM 15470 includes:
- the argH gene encoding argininosuccinate lyase, which translates into the protein MSEMMWGGRFQKAEERSALDFNASVSYDCRMYKEDIAGSLAHASMLADRGIISKEDLEKITGGLLKIKKEIEEGRFAFSVELEDVHMNVEKRLTDDIGDAGARLHTARSRNDQCAADLHMYMRRHIAKLAEKLIAAEEALIGVSEKYKDVILPGYTHMQRAQPVLFAHHMMAYCAMLQRDFERLVGCYEMADASPLGACALAGTTYPTMPKETAEKLHFSKCYGNSLDAVSDRDYLLQFLSFASICMMHLSRLSEELILWSTGEFGFIELDDGYSTGSSIMPQKKNPDICELVRGKTGRVYGHLVALLTVMKGLPLAYDKDMQEDKEGVFDTIDTLRFALDIYAGMLSTMTVNGARTRAVLENDFSNATDMADYLAKKGLPFRRAHAVVGNAVAYCIENRKVLLALTMEEFKKMSPLFETDIYEVLQIENCVKNRDSYGGTGPEQVKRQQREAKKIVSRQKKLAAEWKEANAFIE